The Zootoca vivipara chromosome 4, rZooViv1.1, whole genome shotgun sequence genome has a segment encoding these proteins:
- the LOC118085220 gene encoding lymphotactin isoform X2, producing the protein MKFYMAAILAIVFLELFSVCIIRGTLGSQTMALDSCVDLQTDEINIRRIAAYTTQTRPVKAVILITRRGVKVCVPHDLPWVTKTMNYLDRKKAIQQRRTTSRS; encoded by the exons ATGAAATTCTATATGGCAGCCATTCTTGCCATTGTTTTCCTTGAGCTCTTCAGTGTATGCATTATAAGAG gaACGCTTGGATCTCAGACTATGGCACTCGACTCCTGTGTAGACTTGCAGACAGATGAAATAAACATCCGAAGAATTGCTGCTTATACAACCCAAACCAGACCAGTAAAAGCTGTGAT CTTAATCACCAGAAGAGGTGTAAAGGTCTGCGTGCCACATGATCTTCCATGGGTGACAAAAACCATGAACTACTTGGACCGAAAAAAGGCAATACAACAAAGAAGAACAACATCTAGGTCTTAG
- the LOC118085220 gene encoding uncharacterized protein LOC118085220 isoform X1 yields MKFYMAAILAIVFLELFSVCIIRGSLGSQTRPRSVCTGYREKPIKKQRVVDYEKLEHGLAKDAILTLRDGSRDCVKLERPWVKNIINYVDRKKKSTEPQ; encoded by the exons ATGAAATTCTATATGGCAGCCATTCTTGCCATTGTTTTCCTTGAGCTCTTCAGTGTATGCATTATAAGAG GAAGCCTTGGGTCTCAGACCAGGCCACGAAGTGTCTGTACGGGGTATCGTGAAAAGCCAATCAAGAAGCAAAGGGTTGTTGATTACGAGAAGCTGGAACATGGACTAGCAAAAGACGCGAT ATTAACGTTAAGAGATGGTTCCAGGGACTGTGTGAAGCTTGAACGTCCCTGGGTGAAGAACATCATTAACTACGTGGACAGAAAAAAAAAGTCCACAGAACCACAATGA